One Edaphobacter flagellatus genomic region harbors:
- a CDS encoding VOC family protein — protein MSTQRYRTSLMAGLALMLSLPAQLPAQNAAPARPKITGISHAAYYVSDLQKSLAFWHDFFGFDEYYSLPKKDSKDTRIAFIKINDQQHVELFNEPSPHPPNMMNHVCFTVDNLEAMRAYLRSKGIDVKPGDGSKTRAGDYAFMIKDPDGTLIEFVQTLPDGMEAKAAGKFEPSTRISDKIYHVGFLVGNSEKAMDFYGKILGFQETWRGGANPKELSWINMRVPDGTDYVEFMLYRKLPDTFGTKNHMSLLVPDVPKAVAELQSRPTFKDYGKELKVAVGVNQKRQVNIYDPDGTRVELMEGNTITGKPTPPSTAPPPPPAHD, from the coding sequence ATGTCCACTCAACGGTACCGCACGTCACTTATGGCTGGCCTTGCGCTCATGCTGTCGCTCCCGGCACAACTTCCTGCGCAAAACGCAGCCCCTGCACGTCCGAAAATTACGGGTATCTCGCACGCCGCTTACTACGTCTCGGACCTGCAGAAGTCCCTCGCTTTCTGGCATGACTTCTTCGGCTTCGACGAGTACTACTCGCTGCCCAAAAAAGACAGCAAAGATACCCGCATCGCCTTCATCAAGATCAACGATCAGCAGCATGTCGAGCTTTTCAATGAGCCGTCGCCGCATCCGCCCAACATGATGAATCATGTTTGCTTTACCGTCGACAATCTCGAAGCGATGCGCGCTTATCTGCGCTCGAAAGGCATCGACGTAAAACCGGGAGACGGCAGCAAGACACGGGCCGGCGACTATGCGTTCATGATCAAAGATCCCGACGGCACTCTGATTGAGTTCGTACAGACTCTGCCCGATGGCATGGAAGCCAAAGCCGCCGGCAAGTTCGAGCCAAGCACGCGTATCTCTGACAAGATCTACCACGTGGGATTTCTCGTCGGAAACAGCGAGAAGGCGATGGATTTCTACGGCAAGATTCTCGGCTTTCAGGAGACCTGGCGGGGCGGAGCCAACCCAAAGGAGCTCAGCTGGATCAATATGCGTGTTCCGGATGGAACCGACTACGTCGAGTTCATGCTCTATCGCAAACTACCTGACACCTTTGGCACCAAAAATCATATGTCTCTGCTGGTGCCTGATGTGCCAAAGGCCGTTGCTGAACTGCAGTCGCGGCCCACGTTCAAAGACTATGGAAAAGAATTGAAGGTTGCAGTCGGCGTCAATCAGAAACGTCAGGTCAATATCTACGATCCGGATGGAACTCGCGTTGAGCTGATGGAGGGCAATACGATCACTGGCAAGCCAACTCCTCCATCGACGGCTCCGCCACCACCGCCTGCGCATGATTAA
- a CDS encoding Gfo/Idh/MocA family protein — protein sequence MRVGIVGTGAISAKHALAYRNIGFKIAACTNHTASKGQAFAAEHGAEYVATVEELCRHPKVDYVDLCTFPDFRLPVVELCAANGKHLLVQKPMAIDLATARKMISVAADAGIQLGVVSQRRFDDSTIFLKRAIQQGRLGRILEADAYVKWYRSAEYYSRPIKGSWTVEGGGALINQGIHQVDLLLYLIGPVARVSAEWQLGSLHRIESEDVVNALLRYENGATGVIQASTAIWPGYPERVEIHGTKGTAILTGDRLTTWDVQDDAGESAPVETKSASGASDPMAISVVPFERQFLDFADACLKGRAPLCSGEDGYRALDLVLRIYNSCREH from the coding sequence TTGCGCGTTGGAATCGTTGGAACCGGCGCTATCTCGGCGAAGCATGCGCTTGCTTATCGGAACATTGGTTTTAAGATCGCCGCCTGCACGAACCACACGGCGAGTAAAGGGCAGGCTTTTGCCGCGGAGCATGGAGCAGAGTATGTCGCAACGGTAGAAGAGTTGTGCCGTCATCCCAAGGTCGACTATGTCGATCTGTGTACATTTCCTGACTTTCGACTTCCTGTTGTGGAGCTTTGCGCCGCAAACGGAAAGCATTTGCTGGTGCAGAAGCCGATGGCGATCGACCTGGCGACGGCGCGGAAGATGATCTCCGTTGCAGCAGATGCCGGCATTCAACTTGGCGTTGTGAGTCAGCGCCGCTTCGATGACTCAACGATCTTTTTGAAGCGCGCGATTCAGCAAGGAAGGCTGGGCCGCATTCTCGAAGCCGATGCTTATGTAAAGTGGTACCGCTCGGCCGAGTATTACAGTCGCCCCATCAAGGGCAGCTGGACGGTCGAAGGCGGTGGCGCGCTGATCAACCAGGGAATTCACCAGGTTGACCTGCTTCTGTATCTGATCGGGCCGGTCGCTCGCGTCTCGGCCGAATGGCAACTTGGGTCTCTGCATCGGATTGAATCGGAGGACGTCGTGAATGCTCTGCTTCGTTACGAGAACGGCGCGACGGGTGTGATCCAAGCTTCAACGGCAATCTGGCCCGGCTATCCGGAGCGCGTCGAGATTCATGGCACGAAAGGCACTGCGATTCTCACAGGCGACAGACTGACGACGTGGGACGTGCAGGATGATGCAGGTGAATCTGCTCCAGTGGAGACGAAAAGCGCTTCGGGGGCTTCCGATCCGATGGCGATCTCAGTGGTTCCATTTGAGCGGCAGTTTCTTGATTTCGCCGACGCATGTCTGAAAGGCAGAGCGCCGTTGTGCTCGGGCGAAGATGGATATCGTGCTCTGGACCTGGTGCTTCGTATCTATAACTCGTGCCGTGAGCATTAG
- a CDS encoding sugar phosphate isomerase/epimerase family protein, with translation MLKVSLNAFSFSRLLNAKVKHGQDGIDLFGLVDFCAKHNIDGIDPTGYFFPGFPDVPPDSYIFDLKPKAFESGVGISGTGARNNFTTADKDKRAADIKIIKDWVIVASKLGAPVLRVFADTQMRNMTWHDVAKGFTEDQVREWIADDLRECTQFGKDHGVIIGVQNHGDFLRTSDDLIKLVGLVDSPWCGVIVDTGYFRSPDPYADMQKAAPYAVNWQIKQSAFGAASDVKLDLDRLLRIVRSSGYSGYLPVETLSTPDKPYDPYQVVPSFIQELKAAIARSA, from the coding sequence ATGTTGAAGGTCTCCCTCAACGCTTTCTCCTTCAGCCGCCTGTTAAACGCGAAAGTAAAGCATGGGCAGGATGGCATCGACCTTTTCGGACTGGTCGACTTCTGCGCTAAGCACAACATCGATGGGATCGATCCAACCGGATACTTTTTCCCCGGTTTCCCGGACGTTCCTCCGGACTCTTATATCTTCGACCTGAAGCCCAAGGCGTTCGAGTCCGGCGTGGGCATTAGCGGAACAGGTGCCCGGAATAATTTCACGACCGCCGATAAAGACAAACGAGCAGCCGACATCAAAATCATCAAGGACTGGGTCATCGTCGCCTCAAAGCTTGGCGCGCCCGTGCTTCGTGTCTTTGCCGATACGCAGATGCGTAATATGACATGGCACGATGTCGCCAAAGGATTCACCGAGGACCAGGTTCGTGAGTGGATCGCCGACGATCTGCGGGAATGTACTCAGTTTGGCAAGGATCACGGCGTCATCATCGGTGTCCAGAATCATGGCGACTTCCTGCGCACCAGCGATGACCTGATCAAGCTTGTCGGCCTCGTTGATTCTCCGTGGTGCGGTGTAATCGTCGACACCGGTTACTTCCGCTCTCCCGATCCCTATGCCGATATGCAGAAGGCCGCACCCTACGCCGTCAACTGGCAGATTAAGCAAAGCGCATTCGGGGCAGCCAGTGACGTTAAGCTCGATCTGGATCGTTTACTCCGCATCGTGCGTTCCTCCGGCTACAGTGGATATCTTCCGGTTGAGACCCTCTCGACTCCAGATAAGCCCTACGATCCATATCAGGTCGTGCCGTCTTTCATCCAGGAGCTGAAAGCAGCGATCGCTCGCAGCGCTTGA
- a CDS encoding MFS transporter, giving the protein MLVQTSLSPIRQAPRAIADTGSTISPSGSRYRWKICALLFFATTLNYMDRQVLALLKPTLQDPIRGIGLTEVQFAAIVSIFSAAYALGLLLSGSFIDRVGTRIGYAVALIIWTVASMLHSLVGYAPVTNALHALAIDAASLLRHIPGLGSASWVNSMANLSGAVIGFGMARFVLGLGEAGNFPAAIKAVAEWFPSNERALATGIFNSGTNIGATLAPFAVGFLLYRLGWQYAFLATSVFAMIWLVLWFALYRSPAEHPRVSSEELAYINSGAPVQTTSKIAWSRLVPHRQTWAFLLGKVITDPIWWFYLYWLPGFLNARFGLSITKMGLPLLVIYNVCTFGSIFGGWLPAKLISLGWTVNRARKSAMLLYALAITPIMFVGKVHTLWQAVALISLATAAHQAWSANLFTLVSDMFPRRAVASVVGIGACGGSVSMMFFGLFIGFVLQLTHGNYVPVFLLAGSAYLVAITVIHLLAPKLAPVAVD; this is encoded by the coding sequence ATGCTCGTACAGACATCATTATCACCAATCAGGCAAGCGCCGCGAGCCATTGCAGACACAGGATCGACCATCTCTCCCTCTGGAAGCCGCTACCGCTGGAAGATCTGCGCTCTTCTCTTTTTCGCTACGACGCTGAACTACATGGATCGGCAAGTGCTTGCACTGCTCAAGCCAACACTTCAAGACCCAATTCGCGGCATCGGTCTCACCGAGGTTCAATTTGCAGCGATCGTATCCATCTTCTCGGCAGCCTATGCGCTTGGGTTGTTGTTGAGCGGCAGTTTCATCGACAGGGTCGGAACCCGTATTGGCTACGCCGTCGCGTTGATTATCTGGACGGTAGCCTCCATGTTGCATTCGCTGGTGGGATACGCTCCCGTCACCAATGCTCTTCATGCACTCGCAATCGATGCGGCTTCCCTCTTGCGGCACATTCCTGGCCTTGGCTCGGCATCGTGGGTCAATTCGATGGCAAACCTCTCGGGCGCTGTCATTGGCTTCGGTATGGCACGGTTCGTCCTGGGACTCGGCGAAGCCGGGAACTTCCCCGCAGCCATCAAAGCTGTCGCAGAGTGGTTTCCCAGCAACGAGCGCGCACTGGCTACAGGCATCTTCAACTCGGGCACTAATATTGGCGCCACGCTGGCTCCATTCGCCGTCGGTTTCCTGCTCTATCGCCTTGGATGGCAGTACGCTTTTCTCGCCACCAGCGTCTTTGCGATGATCTGGCTGGTGCTTTGGTTCGCGCTTTACCGCAGTCCCGCAGAACATCCGCGCGTCTCGTCTGAGGAGCTCGCATACATCAACAGTGGCGCACCGGTTCAGACCACCTCGAAGATTGCCTGGTCACGCCTTGTTCCTCACCGCCAGACCTGGGCCTTCCTTCTGGGCAAAGTCATCACCGATCCCATCTGGTGGTTCTATCTCTACTGGTTGCCTGGGTTTCTTAACGCACGCTTCGGGCTATCCATTACAAAGATGGGACTGCCGCTGCTGGTCATCTATAACGTCTGCACCTTCGGCAGTATCTTTGGTGGATGGCTTCCGGCCAAACTGATCTCCTTGGGATGGACTGTAAATCGCGCGCGGAAGTCGGCAATGCTTCTCTATGCTTTGGCAATTACGCCGATCATGTTTGTCGGCAAGGTGCATACGCTGTGGCAGGCGGTGGCGCTGATCAGTCTGGCAACCGCAGCTCATCAGGCCTGGTCCGCAAATCTCTTCACGCTGGTCTCGGATATGTTCCCTCGCCGCGCTGTTGCATCGGTTGTCGGTATCGGCGCATGCGGTGGCTCAGTTTCAATGATGTTCTTTGGATTGTTCATCGGCTTCGTGCTTCAACTCACACACGGGAACTATGTTCCTGTATTTCTGTTGGCGGGATCGGCATATCTCGTCGCTATCACCGTCATTCACCTGCTGGCACCGAAGTTGGCACCAGTAGCAGTCGATTAA
- a CDS encoding family 16 glycoside hydrolase — translation MKIRLSKYAALFLLPALFHPHLHAQEKPRIIGMAHMAYYVNDLKQARDYYEGFLGFQEAFTLKNRDGSDHVVFIKINDHQFIQLYAEPVTNYGYIHDAGFETNDAKGMRDHLASIGIAVPPAVTKNEEGDLSFNLTEPSGFTIQIIQYMPGSKVTATKGKFMPATRISDHIDHIGLLVKDRETTWKFYSDAFGFTKEGDGSKMAVPDSIDRFEIGWEKRKPEEARFHIKDHICLSNPNVPKMTAEIAAKPQMKQFPDAIADVHQLPNGKNVVEIYDLNKNRVEVMEPPKAGDVAMASTAPAGSSSETSGSKKSSQGGAKGAPRKVELPHPFYWAAPDALRGDWQGTGGLVAQVVSVMDKIYSKEDLIPQQDDNAKYEIHLFKQFDQPHDIPVAVLNGTLANGVLPLEGDGWTGLIENGHLMAKNGNQSIDLQRITRLSPTLGMKPPQGAIVLFDGKNMDEWSKMMEKEWLKEDGPCKWHLVPGDAVESVPRSGNCISKRTFGDAKIHVEFRTIGGPTNSGVYIQDRYEANINETYGSLTANPNGQFDNSIATKPGIRASRPVLEWQTFDIDFKAPRFDASGQKTADAKVTLMLNGEPLYNDHILGPVTLNAAKLGEAPKGPIQLQEHGMPVQFRNIWVLETSQ, via the coding sequence GTGAAAATTCGACTTTCGAAATATGCTGCTCTTTTCCTTTTGCCAGCCCTGTTTCATCCTCACCTCCACGCCCAGGAGAAACCTCGGATCATCGGCATGGCGCACATGGCGTACTACGTCAACGACCTGAAACAAGCCCGTGATTACTACGAAGGGTTTCTCGGGTTTCAGGAGGCGTTCACGCTCAAGAATCGGGATGGCTCCGATCACGTCGTCTTTATCAAAATCAATGACCATCAGTTCATCCAGCTCTATGCCGAACCGGTCACGAACTACGGCTATATTCACGATGCGGGCTTTGAGACAAACGACGCCAAAGGCATGAGAGACCACTTGGCCTCCATCGGCATAGCCGTACCGCCTGCCGTCACGAAGAACGAAGAAGGCGACCTGAGCTTTAACCTTACGGAACCATCCGGGTTCACGATCCAAATCATTCAGTACATGCCGGGCAGCAAGGTGACGGCAACCAAGGGAAAATTCATGCCGGCCACCCGCATCTCCGACCACATCGACCACATTGGTCTTTTGGTCAAAGACCGGGAAACCACCTGGAAGTTCTACAGCGATGCCTTTGGGTTCACCAAAGAAGGTGATGGTTCGAAGATGGCGGTACCCGATAGCATAGACCGATTTGAGATTGGTTGGGAGAAGCGGAAGCCCGAAGAGGCGCGCTTCCACATCAAGGACCACATCTGTCTCTCGAACCCAAATGTGCCGAAGATGACCGCAGAGATCGCGGCCAAGCCGCAGATGAAACAGTTCCCCGATGCAATTGCCGACGTCCATCAGTTGCCAAATGGGAAGAACGTTGTCGAGATCTACGACCTGAACAAGAATCGTGTTGAAGTCATGGAGCCTCCGAAGGCAGGGGATGTAGCAATGGCCAGCACAGCTCCTGCAGGCTCTTCATCCGAGACATCCGGCTCGAAAAAGAGTTCGCAAGGAGGAGCCAAGGGAGCGCCGCGTAAGGTTGAGTTGCCACATCCGTTTTACTGGGCCGCTCCCGATGCTTTACGTGGAGACTGGCAAGGAACCGGTGGCCTGGTTGCTCAGGTTGTTTCTGTTATGGACAAGATCTATTCCAAGGAAGACCTGATCCCGCAGCAGGACGATAATGCCAAGTACGAGATTCATCTCTTCAAGCAATTCGATCAACCTCACGATATCCCTGTAGCCGTGCTGAATGGCACACTCGCAAATGGCGTTCTCCCACTTGAAGGCGATGGCTGGACCGGCTTGATCGAGAACGGCCATCTGATGGCAAAGAATGGCAATCAGAGCATCGATTTGCAACGCATCACACGCCTGTCTCCAACCCTGGGAATGAAACCACCGCAGGGCGCTATCGTCCTCTTCGACGGAAAGAATATGGACGAGTGGTCCAAAATGATGGAAAAGGAATGGCTAAAGGAAGACGGCCCTTGCAAATGGCACCTTGTTCCAGGCGATGCCGTAGAGTCCGTCCCGCGCTCTGGCAACTGCATCAGCAAACGAACCTTCGGTGATGCGAAGATCCATGTCGAATTCAGAACGATCGGCGGCCCAACCAACAGCGGCGTCTATATTCAGGACCGTTACGAGGCAAACATCAACGAGACCTACGGCAGCCTGACAGCCAATCCGAACGGACAGTTCGATAACTCTATCGCAACCAAGCCGGGGATTCGCGCCTCACGTCCGGTGCTTGAGTGGCAAACCTTCGACATCGATTTCAAAGCCCCGCGATTCGATGCATCCGGCCAGAAGACTGCAGACGCAAAGGTCACACTCATGCTAAACGGAGAGCCTTTGTACAACGATCACATCCTGGGCCCGGTAACTCTGAACGCCGCAAAGTTAGGTGAAGCTCCGAAGGGGCCTATCCAGTTGCAGGAACATGGAATGCCCGTACAGTTCAGAAATATCTGGGTATTAGAGACATCCCAATAA
- a CDS encoding sugar phosphate isomerase/epimerase family protein: MNRNLTRRTFLASLSAAAAASSLPSFAALRKSHIQFGYAAITWGNEERQAIDDISAVGYRGIQLRANALTDFKPAELKDLLAQHKLTFVALSSGEISLDEPDADQIATHVAHAQFVKDSGGRYLQILDKLTSYTRSVTPDECKRLGKLLTELGKRTADIGIPLGYHNHLNTLSQKPENLDLILENADPKYVKLELDTAHAVAGGGDPVQMIRKYHDRLLFMHLKDVRDIPADTPKARYPFEFVELGRGRVDIPAVFAALDQVAFSGWAVVELDRVPDKSRTPKESAAISKTYLEQKIGVKV, from the coding sequence ATGAACCGCAATCTGACACGACGTACCTTTCTGGCGAGCCTCAGCGCCGCAGCTGCTGCTTCCTCGCTGCCTTCATTTGCCGCACTGCGTAAGAGCCACATCCAGTTTGGCTATGCAGCCATCACCTGGGGCAACGAAGAGCGACAGGCGATCGATGATATCTCCGCCGTCGGCTATCGAGGTATCCAGCTGCGCGCCAATGCGCTCACCGACTTCAAGCCTGCCGAACTGAAAGACCTTCTGGCTCAGCACAAGCTGACCTTTGTTGCGCTCTCGAGCGGCGAAATTTCGCTCGATGAGCCTGACGCGGACCAGATTGCAACGCATGTGGCTCATGCACAGTTTGTGAAAGACTCCGGTGGACGCTATCTCCAGATACTGGATAAGCTCACGTCGTATACGCGCTCCGTAACTCCCGATGAGTGCAAGCGACTGGGGAAGCTGCTCACGGAGCTTGGCAAGCGCACGGCCGATATCGGCATTCCGCTCGGCTATCACAACCATCTCAACACACTGAGCCAGAAGCCTGAGAACCTCGACCTTATCCTTGAGAACGCCGATCCGAAGTATGTGAAGCTGGAGCTCGATACCGCGCATGCGGTCGCCGGCGGCGGCGATCCGGTGCAGATGATTCGCAAGTATCATGACCGGCTTTTATTCATGCATCTGAAGGACGTTCGCGATATTCCCGCCGACACGCCAAAGGCGAGATATCCTTTTGAGTTTGTCGAGCTTGGACGCGGACGCGTGGATATTCCTGCGGTCTTCGCCGCACTCGATCAGGTCGCGTTCAGCGGTTGGGCTGTTGTGGAGCTCGATCGGGTTCCGGATAAGTCGCGCACGCCGAAGGAATCAGCAGCGATCAGCAAGACTTATCTGGAACAAAAGATCGGCGTCAAAGTTTAG